In Streptomyces sp. NBC_00306, a single genomic region encodes these proteins:
- a CDS encoding exo-beta-N-acetylmuramidase NamZ family protein, producing MSLSRRGLLAATGAAGALAATGPAASAAPAAARSTRRRVRTGFDRLAADGYAMLSGQRVGVVTNPTGITPDVRHIVDVMHADDRVDLTAVFGPEHGFRGTAQAGGSEGRYDDPATGLPVYDTYLKSGQPLADIFTTSGVETIVFDIQDAGARFYTYIWTLFDCMQSAAFAGKRFVVLDRPNPVTGRAALGPVLDKAFATFVGREPISQAHGMTVAELALLFNGEFLQTPVDLRIVRMSGWDRADFFDETGLPWVPPSPNMPTPETALVYSGTCLFEGTNLSEGRGTTRPFELLGAEGIGRGWAEAANGLDLPGVRFREAYFAPTFSKFQGKTIGGVQLHVHDRESFDPVRTGIGLLVTAKRSWSGFAWRPDNWIDKLTGSTKVRTLIDAGAGTDEVVGAWRGELAAFRAVRKKYLRY from the coding sequence ATGAGCCTGTCCAGACGGGGACTGCTGGCCGCGACAGGAGCGGCCGGCGCGCTGGCCGCGACCGGACCGGCGGCGAGTGCGGCTCCCGCCGCCGCCCGCTCGACCCGGCGCCGGGTCCGCACCGGCTTCGACCGGCTCGCCGCCGACGGTTACGCGATGCTCTCCGGGCAGCGGGTCGGCGTGGTCACCAATCCGACCGGCATCACCCCGGACGTACGGCACATCGTCGATGTGATGCACGCGGACGACCGGGTGGACCTGACCGCCGTCTTCGGCCCCGAGCACGGCTTCCGCGGAACGGCCCAGGCGGGCGGCTCCGAGGGGCGCTACGACGACCCGGCGACCGGGCTGCCCGTCTACGACACCTACCTCAAGAGCGGGCAGCCGCTGGCCGACATCTTCACCACCTCGGGCGTGGAGACGATCGTCTTCGACATCCAGGACGCGGGAGCGCGCTTCTACACCTACATCTGGACGCTGTTCGACTGCATGCAGTCGGCCGCGTTCGCCGGCAAGCGCTTCGTCGTCCTGGACCGGCCCAACCCGGTGACGGGACGGGCCGCGCTCGGTCCCGTCCTGGACAAGGCGTTCGCGACCTTCGTCGGGCGCGAACCGATCTCCCAGGCGCACGGCATGACGGTGGCCGAGCTCGCGCTGCTGTTCAACGGCGAGTTCCTGCAGACGCCGGTGGATCTGCGGATCGTCCGGATGTCCGGCTGGGACCGCGCCGACTTCTTCGACGAGACGGGGCTGCCGTGGGTGCCGCCGAGCCCCAACATGCCCACTCCCGAGACCGCGCTGGTGTACTCGGGCACCTGCCTCTTCGAGGGCACGAACCTGTCGGAGGGACGCGGCACGACCCGTCCGTTCGAGCTGCTGGGCGCCGAGGGGATCGGACGCGGCTGGGCCGAAGCGGCGAACGGCCTGGACCTGCCCGGTGTGCGGTTCCGTGAGGCGTACTTCGCGCCGACGTTCTCCAAGTTCCAGGGGAAGACGATCGGCGGGGTCCAACTGCACGTCCACGACCGGGAGTCGTTCGACCCCGTGCGCACCGGCATCGGTCTGCTGGTGACGGCGAAGCGGAGCTGGAGCGGCTTCGCCTGGCGTCCCGACAACTGGATCGACAAGCTCACGGGCTCGACCAAGGTCCGTACGCTGATCGACGCGGGGGCCGGGACGGACGAGGTGGTGGGCGCCTGGCGCGGTGAGCTGGCGGCGTTCCGGGCGGTCCGCAAGAAGTATCTGCGGTACTGA
- a CDS encoding YiaA/YiaB family inner membrane protein yields the protein MSETQVKQQNTGAYYGQAVASFAIALGAVAIGIWTMDADRWVRAFLAIAVLYLTTSAFTLAKVVRDRQEAGQIVSRVDQARLEKLLAEHDPFQKL from the coding sequence ATGAGTGAGACACAGGTCAAGCAGCAGAACACCGGCGCGTACTACGGGCAGGCCGTCGCCTCCTTCGCCATCGCGCTCGGCGCCGTCGCGATCGGCATCTGGACCATGGACGCCGACCGCTGGGTGCGCGCGTTCCTCGCCATCGCCGTCCTCTATCTGACGACCTCCGCCTTCACCCTGGCCAAGGTCGTCAGGGACCGCCAGGAGGCAGGGCAGATCGTCAGCCGTGTGGACCAGGCACGGCTGGAGAAACTGCTCGCCGAGCACGACCCGTTCCAGAAGCTGTGA
- a CDS encoding SDR family oxidoreductase — MSSVQGAGVVVTGAGGGIGAALARRFAAEGARVVVNDIDAVKAKAVAEEIGATAVPGDASAIVEAARDALDGTVDVYCANAGLASPGDAFAEEAVWAAAWDVNVMAHVRAVRTLLPDWLERGTGRFVSTVSAAGLLTMVGAAPYSVSKHGAYAFAEWLSLTYRHRGLKVHAICPQGVRTDMLTAAGSAGELVLALSAIEPEDVADALFDGIDSDRFLILPHPEVAEFYQARAATPERWLGGMNHIQRKWEEAGR, encoded by the coding sequence ATGAGTTCGGTGCAGGGCGCTGGAGTGGTGGTCACGGGCGCGGGCGGCGGTATCGGTGCCGCGCTGGCCCGCAGGTTCGCGGCCGAGGGCGCTCGCGTCGTCGTCAACGACATCGACGCGGTCAAGGCCAAGGCGGTCGCCGAGGAGATCGGTGCCACCGCCGTGCCGGGCGACGCGTCCGCGATCGTGGAAGCCGCCCGCGACGCGCTCGACGGCACGGTGGACGTCTACTGCGCCAACGCCGGACTCGCCTCGCCCGGTGACGCGTTCGCGGAGGAGGCCGTCTGGGCCGCCGCCTGGGACGTGAACGTCATGGCGCACGTCCGCGCGGTCCGCACCCTGCTGCCCGACTGGCTGGAGCGCGGCACCGGCCGCTTCGTCTCCACCGTCTCCGCGGCGGGGCTGCTGACCATGGTGGGCGCGGCGCCCTACAGCGTCTCCAAGCACGGCGCGTACGCCTTCGCCGAGTGGCTCTCGCTCACCTACCGCCACCGCGGGCTGAAGGTGCACGCCATCTGCCCGCAGGGTGTACGGACGGACATGCTCACGGCGGCCGGATCGGCGGGTGAACTGGTGCTGGCCCTCAGCGCCATCGAACCCGAGGACGTCGCCGACGCGCTCTTCGACGGCATCGACAGCGACCGCTTCCTGATCCTTCCGCACCCGGAGGTCGCCGAGTTCTACCAGGCCCGCGCCGCGACGCCCGAACGCTGGCTCGGCGGGATGAACCACATCCAGCGGAAGTGGGAAGAGGCGGGCCGGTGA
- a CDS encoding serine-threonine protein kinase, translating into MPDMSVGPYQDITFDQDGDVDAVQRDRLRAMNVTDLVMFAHGWNNTPSVARRLCSAFFAPFPGLASPSARLGYAGVVWPSMRFTDEPVPDFGPSAVAGPVETVPGRAGPGAVALDAATQQALTGLFPGHGATVARLARLLDEQPESEAAFAEFGRLARQLAEVPAGGLEAGFTEDLPKDERGPAAVLYEDALSLCRQFTLALEETELVADKEAADATFALGGGLTKVWKGAKELLRQTTYYAMKRRAGTVGELGLGPLLGQLARTSPDMRVHLVGHSQGARLVAFALRGLPDGAGNVKSVTLLQGAFSHYAFAPSLPHAPQNSGALRTMEERVDGPLVACYSRHDSALGVIYPLASRLAGDDATAAGLDKRWWALGHDGIQGVKSTARLTLDEALARGVPASGCVSVDTAAVVRRGGPPSGAHSDICHRELAEVVLTAGRLER; encoded by the coding sequence ATGCCGGACATGAGCGTGGGGCCGTATCAGGACATCACCTTCGACCAGGACGGCGATGTCGACGCCGTGCAGCGCGACCGGCTGAGGGCCATGAACGTCACCGATCTGGTGATGTTCGCGCACGGCTGGAACAACACGCCGTCCGTGGCGCGCCGGCTCTGTTCGGCCTTCTTCGCGCCCTTTCCGGGGCTCGCGTCCCCTTCGGCGCGGCTGGGGTACGCGGGGGTCGTCTGGCCCTCGATGAGGTTCACCGACGAGCCGGTGCCCGACTTCGGCCCGTCGGCCGTCGCGGGACCGGTGGAGACCGTCCCGGGGCGGGCCGGCCCCGGTGCGGTGGCGCTCGACGCGGCGACACAGCAGGCCCTGACGGGTCTCTTCCCCGGGCACGGGGCGACCGTGGCACGGCTCGCGCGACTCCTCGACGAGCAGCCCGAGTCGGAGGCCGCGTTCGCCGAGTTCGGCAGGCTGGCACGGCAGTTGGCCGAGGTGCCCGCGGGCGGACTGGAGGCCGGCTTCACGGAGGACCTGCCCAAGGACGAGCGGGGGCCCGCCGCCGTGCTGTACGAGGACGCTCTGTCGCTGTGCCGGCAGTTCACCCTGGCACTGGAGGAGACGGAGCTGGTGGCGGACAAGGAGGCCGCCGACGCCACCTTCGCCCTCGGAGGCGGGCTGACGAAGGTGTGGAAGGGCGCGAAGGAGTTGCTGCGCCAGACCACGTACTACGCCATGAAACGGCGCGCGGGGACCGTGGGCGAGCTGGGCCTCGGGCCTCTGCTCGGACAGCTCGCCCGCACCTCCCCCGACATGCGCGTCCATCTCGTCGGTCACAGCCAGGGCGCCCGGCTCGTCGCGTTCGCGCTGCGCGGGCTGCCGGACGGCGCCGGCAACGTGAAGTCGGTGACGCTCCTCCAAGGTGCCTTCTCCCACTACGCGTTCGCGCCGAGCCTGCCGCACGCGCCGCAAAACTCCGGTGCGCTGCGCACCATGGAGGAGCGCGTCGACGGTCCGCTGGTGGCCTGCTACTCCCGGCACGACAGCGCTCTGGGGGTGATCTATCCGCTGGCCTCGCGCCTCGCCGGCGACGACGCGACCGCGGCCGGTCTGGACAAGCGCTGGTGGGCGCTGGGGCACGACGGCATACAGGGCGTGAAGTCCACGGCCCGGCTCACCCTGGACGAGGCGCTGGCGCGGGGGGTACCCGCCTCCGGCTGCGTGAGTGTGGACACGGCGGCCGTCGTGCGCCGCGGCGGACCGCCGTCGGGCGCGCACAGCGACATCTGCCACCGGGAGCTGGCGGAGGTGGTCCTGACGGCGGGCCGTCTCGAACGCTGA
- a CDS encoding class I adenylate-forming enzyme family protein: MGRGGPVTSVYAAKPWLGRLTESQRASVSPPATVVHSFRAAVERAPGHTALAYFDGRISYRETDELSDSVAGHLAARGVGCGDRVAIMLQNSPQFVIGLLGAWKAGATVVPLNPMYKAAEVGHVLKDAEVGALICADRGWESYLRESAAAASVDVVLTTSELDLQTRDDERVLGFARLERPSDTDDLLDVARQGLAAPEGRELTADDTALISYTSGTSGTPKGAMNLHRGITYNAERQRTGHPVPEGSCYFALAPLFHITGMVCELAACIANAGTLVLAYRFEAGVVLDAFAEHRPAYTVGPSTAFMALGAHPSATREHFASFQVISSGGAPVPPALVEKFRAGFGPYIRNGYGLTECTAPCASVPPELEAPVDPVSGTLSVGLPGPDTVVRILDDTGEEVPFGEQGEIAVSGPQVVPGYWRLPEATAEAFPDGELRTGDIGFMDEDGWLYVVDRKKDMINASGFKVWPREVEDVLYTHPAVREAAVVGIPDEYRGETVKAYVSLRPGVTVEGAEISAYCAERLATYKYPREVEILPELPKTTSGKILRRELRFPG; encoded by the coding sequence GTGGGAAGAGGCGGGCCGGTGACCTCTGTCTACGCCGCCAAGCCGTGGCTGGGCAGGCTCACCGAGTCCCAGCGCGCGAGCGTCAGCCCGCCGGCGACCGTGGTGCACTCCTTCCGCGCCGCCGTCGAGCGGGCCCCCGGACACACCGCCCTCGCCTACTTCGACGGGCGGATCAGCTACCGCGAGACCGACGAGCTCTCGGACTCGGTGGCCGGTCATCTCGCCGCGCGCGGCGTCGGCTGCGGCGACCGCGTGGCGATCATGCTCCAGAACAGCCCGCAGTTCGTGATCGGACTCCTCGGCGCCTGGAAGGCGGGAGCCACCGTCGTCCCGCTCAACCCGATGTACAAGGCGGCCGAGGTCGGTCATGTCCTGAAGGACGCCGAGGTCGGCGCCCTGATCTGTGCGGACCGCGGCTGGGAGTCGTATCTGCGCGAGAGCGCCGCCGCCGCGTCCGTGGACGTCGTGCTCACCACCTCGGAACTGGATCTCCAGACCCGCGACGACGAGCGGGTGCTCGGCTTCGCGCGGCTGGAGCGGCCGTCGGACACCGACGACCTCCTGGACGTGGCCCGGCAGGGCCTCGCGGCTCCCGAAGGCCGTGAACTCACCGCCGACGACACCGCGTTGATCAGTTACACCTCCGGCACCAGCGGCACCCCCAAGGGCGCCATGAACCTGCACCGGGGCATCACCTACAACGCCGAGCGCCAGCGCACCGGCCACCCCGTGCCCGAGGGCTCCTGCTACTTCGCCCTCGCGCCGCTGTTCCACATCACCGGCATGGTCTGCGAACTGGCCGCCTGCATCGCCAACGCGGGCACTCTGGTCCTCGCCTACCGCTTCGAGGCCGGTGTCGTGCTCGATGCCTTCGCCGAGCACCGGCCCGCGTACACCGTCGGACCCTCCACCGCCTTCATGGCGCTGGGCGCCCACCCCTCGGCGACCCGGGAGCACTTCGCGTCCTTCCAGGTGATCTCGTCCGGCGGCGCGCCGGTGCCGCCCGCGCTGGTGGAGAAGTTCCGTGCCGGCTTCGGCCCCTACATCCGCAACGGCTACGGCCTCACCGAGTGCACCGCTCCCTGTGCCTCGGTGCCGCCGGAGCTGGAGGCACCCGTCGATCCTGTGTCCGGCACCCTGTCCGTCGGCCTGCCGGGACCGGACACCGTCGTCCGCATCCTCGACGACACGGGCGAGGAGGTGCCCTTCGGCGAGCAGGGCGAGATCGCGGTCAGCGGGCCCCAGGTGGTGCCCGGCTACTGGCGGCTGCCGGAGGCGACCGCGGAGGCGTTCCCCGACGGCGAACTGCGCACCGGGGACATCGGCTTCATGGACGAGGACGGCTGGCTGTATGTCGTCGACCGCAAGAAGGACATGATCAACGCGTCCGGCTTCAAGGTCTGGCCGCGCGAGGTCGAGGACGTGCTGTACACCCACCCGGCGGTGCGGGAGGCAGCGGTCGTCGGCATCCCCGACGAGTACCGGGGAGAAACGGTGAAGGCCTACGTCAGCCTGCGTCCGGGCGTCACCGTGGAGGGGGCGGAGATATCCGCCTACTGCGCCGAGCGGCTCGCCACGTACAAATATCCACGCGAAGTGGAGATCCTGCCGGAGCTCCCGAAGACGACAAGTGGGAAGATCCTCCGGCGGGAGCTGCGTTTCCCCGGGTAA
- a CDS encoding RNA ligase (ATP), translated as MSTLRVTAELLTIHEHPNADALELAQVGLYRAVVAKGAYRSGDIAVYIPEQAVLPAPLIEELGLTGRLAGKASDRVKAVRLRGELSQGIVCVPSALADVDLRRAVAEETDFAERLSITKWSPPIPPTMNGEVERAPELLPWVDIENIQRYPEIFEPGEPVVLTEKLHGTACLATCTAADGRVQVSSKGFGSKGLALKEDPRNLYWRAVLGHDVPTVAARIAEKLGATRVGIFGEVYGAGVQDLAYGADGRSQALGYAVFDLSAEIDGQVRWLDPAVVLDGELPLVPRLYEGPYDVETVLGLASGRETVSGRELHLREGVVIRPVTERYSPVVGGRAIAKAVSPAYLTRKGGTEYE; from the coding sequence ATGTCGACGCTGCGCGTCACCGCCGAACTGCTGACGATCCATGAGCACCCCAACGCCGACGCCCTCGAACTGGCCCAGGTGGGCCTGTACCGCGCCGTCGTCGCCAAGGGCGCGTACCGCAGTGGTGACATCGCCGTCTACATCCCGGAACAGGCCGTGCTCCCGGCGCCCCTGATCGAGGAGCTGGGTCTGACCGGCAGGCTCGCCGGAAAGGCGTCCGACCGCGTTAAGGCGGTGCGTCTGCGCGGTGAGCTGTCGCAGGGCATCGTGTGCGTGCCGAGTGCGCTCGCCGACGTCGATCTGCGCCGGGCGGTGGCGGAGGAGACCGATTTCGCCGAGCGGCTCTCGATCACCAAGTGGTCGCCGCCGATCCCACCGACCATGAACGGCGAGGTCGAACGGGCTCCCGAACTGCTGCCCTGGGTCGACATCGAGAACATCCAGCGGTATCCGGAGATCTTCGAGCCCGGCGAGCCGGTCGTCCTGACCGAGAAGCTGCACGGCACGGCCTGCCTGGCCACCTGCACGGCCGCGGACGGCAGGGTCCAGGTCTCCTCCAAGGGCTTCGGGTCCAAGGGCCTCGCGCTGAAGGAGGATCCGCGCAATCTGTACTGGCGCGCGGTGCTCGGCCACGACGTACCCACGGTCGCCGCCCGCATCGCCGAGAAGCTGGGCGCGACCCGCGTCGGCATCTTCGGCGAGGTGTACGGCGCGGGGGTGCAGGATCTCGCCTACGGCGCCGACGGCCGTTCGCAGGCGCTCGGTTACGCGGTCTTCGACCTGTCGGCGGAGATCGACGGCCAGGTCCGCTGGCTGGACCCGGCCGTCGTGCTCGACGGTGAACTGCCCCTGGTGCCACGGCTGTACGAGGGTCCGTACGACGTCGAGACGGTCCTGGGGCTGGCGAGCGGCCGGGAAACGGTCTCCGGCCGCGAACTGCACCTGCGGGAGGGCGTGGTCATCCGTCCGGTGACCGAGCGCTACAGCCCCGTGGTGGGCGGCCGGGCGATCGCCAAGGCGGTGAGCCCGGCGTATCTGACCCGCAAGGGCGGCACGGAGTACGAGTAG
- the soxR gene encoding redox-sensitive transcriptional activator SoxR, translated as MPQIPEKIHELTVGQLSARSGAAVSALHFYESKGLISSRRTTGNQRRYSRDALRRVAFVRAAQRVGIPLATIRDALAELPEERTPDREDWARLSRAWRSELDERIQQLGRLRDHLTDCIGCGCLSLENCVLSNPDDIFGERLTGSRLLPERSRAKDNG; from the coding sequence GTGCCACAGATTCCCGAGAAGATTCATGAGCTCACGGTCGGCCAGTTGTCCGCGCGCAGCGGCGCTGCCGTGTCCGCCCTGCACTTCTACGAGTCCAAGGGCCTCATCAGCAGCCGCAGGACCACCGGCAACCAGCGTCGCTACAGCAGGGACGCACTGCGCAGAGTCGCGTTCGTGCGGGCGGCGCAGCGCGTCGGCATCCCGCTCGCCACGATCAGGGACGCTCTCGCCGAACTGCCCGAGGAGCGCACGCCCGACCGCGAGGACTGGGCGCGGCTCTCCCGGGCCTGGCGCAGTGAACTGGACGAACGGATCCAGCAGTTGGGGCGGCTGCGCGACCACCTCACCGACTGCATCGGCTGTGGGTGTCTCTCGCTGGAGAACTGCGTCCTGTCCAACCCGGACGACATCTTCGGTGAGCGACTGACGGGCTCCCGGCTGCTCCCCGAGCGCAGCCGTGCGAAGGACAACGGCTGA
- a CDS encoding erythromycin esterase family protein translates to MNAITRHRLQQVLVLVLALGSLLVAGPARAQPSTSPPGSSPAAQDPVPALARAARPLSDLRPLERMIGTATIVGVGEATHNSAEFFTTKHRIFRDLVERKGFTTFALEAPWSTGLRLNAYVLHGKGDPRRIMREEFQNSYALWNTREYLDLIRWMRQYNVRHPQRPVQFMGNDTAYSGPELFDTVTGWVAKRYPALLPEISRLYRASRPTDSVDETMTAYLHRPVAERRAMAADVGRALTLLERQKPGPDREQHAWMLQHARAIAQTGTQYTFDFFDEKEIADAMLYRDRTMAENTVWWQRRTGHRIVLSAHNGHVGYETSNPAQYPKLQGAFLRDMVGADYVSAGFTFGQGSFNALDVTDPAEPMRTFSVGPPAPGSNEAVLERVWGKDYYLDLRSAPAAARTWLGVARPTRNIGNAWPADPEQVRLVSSYDVLIHLHRVTAAGLL, encoded by the coding sequence ATGAACGCCATCACCCGACACCGGTTACAGCAGGTGCTGGTGCTCGTGCTCGCCCTCGGCTCACTCCTCGTCGCCGGGCCCGCACGCGCACAGCCCTCCACCTCTCCCCCCGGCTCCTCGCCCGCCGCCCAGGACCCCGTGCCCGCGCTGGCCCGGGCGGCCCGGCCGCTGTCCGATCTGCGGCCGCTGGAGCGCATGATCGGCACCGCGACGATCGTGGGCGTCGGCGAGGCCACCCACAACTCCGCGGAGTTCTTCACCACCAAGCACCGCATCTTCCGGGACCTCGTCGAGCGCAAGGGCTTCACGACCTTCGCCCTGGAGGCTCCCTGGAGCACCGGGCTGCGGCTCAACGCGTATGTGCTGCACGGCAAGGGCGACCCGCGGCGCATCATGCGGGAGGAGTTCCAGAACTCCTACGCCCTGTGGAACACCCGCGAGTACCTGGACCTGATCCGGTGGATGCGCCAGTACAACGTGCGGCATCCGCAGCGGCCCGTGCAGTTCATGGGCAACGACACCGCCTACTCGGGGCCGGAACTCTTCGACACCGTCACGGGCTGGGTCGCGAAGCGGTACCCGGCGCTGCTGCCGGAGATCAGCCGCCTGTACCGGGCGTCGCGGCCGACGGACTCGGTGGACGAGACGATGACGGCGTATCTGCACCGGCCCGTCGCCGAGCGGAGGGCGATGGCCGCGGACGTGGGCCGGGCGCTGACGCTCCTGGAGCGGCAGAAGCCGGGGCCGGACCGGGAGCAGCACGCCTGGATGCTTCAGCACGCCCGGGCGATCGCGCAGACCGGGACCCAGTACACGTTCGACTTCTTCGACGAGAAGGAGATAGCGGACGCCATGCTCTACCGCGACCGGACGATGGCCGAGAACACCGTGTGGTGGCAGCGCCGGACCGGGCACCGGATCGTGCTCTCCGCGCACAACGGCCATGTCGGCTACGAGACGAGCAACCCTGCGCAGTACCCGAAGCTTCAGGGCGCGTTCCTGCGGGACATGGTGGGAGCGGACTACGTCAGCGCCGGATTCACCTTCGGGCAGGGGTCGTTCAACGCGCTGGACGTCACGGATCCCGCCGAGCCGATGCGGACGTTCTCGGTGGGACCGCCGGCTCCGGGCAGCAACGAGGCCGTTCTGGAACGGGTGTGGGGGAAGGACTACTACCTCGACCTGCGCAGCGCACCGGCCGCGGCACGGACCTGGCTGGGCGTCGCCCGCCCGACCCGGAACATCGGCAACGCCTGGCCCGCGGATCCGGAGCAGGTACGGCTGGTCAGCTCGTACGATGTGCTGATCCATCTCCACCGGGTGACCGCGGCCGGCCTGCTCTGA
- a CDS encoding TetR/AcrR family transcriptional regulator, whose protein sequence is MSTAEDMTGEDMPWGEVAPEAARKLLVAAVEAFAERGYHATTTRDIAGRAGMSPAALYIHYKTKEELLHRISRIGHDRALEVLSAASARGTTPGERLADAVSSFVRWHAGRHNTARVVQYELDALSEEHRTEIVELRRRSDAVVREILNDGVAAGEFDVPDVPGTTLAVLSLCIDVARWFNTGGTRTPEEVGSLYADLVLRMVSART, encoded by the coding sequence ATGAGTACGGCGGAGGACATGACCGGCGAGGACATGCCGTGGGGCGAGGTCGCGCCCGAAGCGGCGAGGAAGCTGCTGGTCGCCGCCGTCGAGGCCTTCGCCGAGCGTGGCTATCACGCGACGACGACGCGCGACATCGCCGGCCGTGCGGGTATGAGTCCCGCCGCGCTCTACATCCACTACAAGACCAAGGAAGAGCTCCTTCACCGGATCAGCCGAATCGGCCACGACCGGGCGCTGGAGGTGCTGTCCGCGGCGTCCGCGCGCGGCACCACTCCCGGTGAGCGGCTCGCCGACGCCGTGAGCTCCTTCGTGCGCTGGCACGCCGGCCGCCACAACACCGCCCGGGTGGTGCAGTACGAGCTCGACGCACTCTCCGAGGAACACCGCACCGAGATCGTGGAACTGCGCCGCCGCAGCGACGCGGTCGTGCGCGAGATCCTGAACGACGGTGTGGCGGCGGGGGAGTTCGACGTCCCGGACGTGCCGGGCACCACGCTGGCGGTCCTCTCCCTGTGCATCGACGTCGCGCGGTGGTTCAACACCGGCGGGACCAGGACGCCCGAGGAGGTCGGCTCGCTCTACGCCGACCTCGTCCTGCGGATGGTCTCCGCGCGTACGTAG
- a CDS encoding MaoC family dehydratase, which produces MAEPRIFTSPDELRAGVGEQLGHSDWLEVDQKRIDLFADATGDHQWIHVDPERAAGGPFGTTIAHGYLTLSLLPALVPQVLRVEGMKMGINYGTNKVRFPAPVPVGSRLRATAVLQSVEEAGGGVQVTALVTVEREGGDKPVCVAESVSRYFF; this is translated from the coding sequence ATGGCCGAGCCGAGGATCTTCACCTCCCCCGACGAGCTGCGCGCCGGCGTCGGCGAGCAGCTGGGGCACAGCGACTGGCTGGAGGTCGACCAGAAGCGGATCGATCTCTTCGCCGACGCGACCGGTGACCACCAGTGGATCCATGTGGACCCCGAGCGCGCGGCCGGCGGCCCCTTCGGCACGACGATCGCGCACGGCTACCTCACCCTGTCGCTGCTGCCGGCCCTCGTGCCGCAGGTGCTGCGCGTCGAGGGCATGAAGATGGGCATCAACTACGGGACCAACAAGGTACGCTTCCCCGCTCCCGTGCCGGTGGGCTCGCGTCTGCGCGCGACGGCGGTGCTGCAGAGCGTCGAGGAGGCGGGCGGCGGTGTCCAGGTGACGGCCCTGGTGACGGTCGAGCGCGAGGGCGGCGACAAGCCGGTGTGCGTGGCCGAGTCGGTGTCCCGCTACTTCTTCTGA
- a CDS encoding 3-keto-5-aminohexanoate cleavage protein: MIQVCLNGNRSAADGAAVPLTPSALAESAALAVAAGAADVHVHPKTPCGEDTLSPRVVAEVLTAIRSVVGVPVGVTTGAWAEPNPARRVRRIRDWTVLPDHASVNWHEEGAEEVAAALMERGVGVEAGIWSGTRGASRFRSSALAPRVLRVLAEVTDTDASTASATAGALLDELDGAHGLPVLLHGEDGGAWPVLRLAGRLGLDTRVGLEDVLVLPDGGAAASNAQLVARARAFGPDAARSPG; encoded by the coding sequence ATGATCCAGGTCTGTCTGAACGGGAACCGGTCGGCAGCCGACGGCGCCGCCGTGCCGTTGACCCCGTCCGCCCTGGCCGAGTCCGCGGCCCTTGCCGTCGCCGCGGGCGCGGCCGATGTGCATGTGCACCCGAAGACGCCCTGCGGCGAGGACACCCTGTCGCCCCGGGTGGTGGCCGAGGTGCTCACCGCGATCCGGTCCGTGGTCGGCGTGCCGGTCGGGGTGACGACGGGCGCCTGGGCGGAACCGAACCCGGCGCGCCGGGTGCGGCGGATCCGTGACTGGACCGTGCTGCCCGACCATGCCTCGGTGAACTGGCACGAGGAGGGCGCCGAGGAGGTCGCGGCCGCGCTGATGGAGCGCGGCGTGGGCGTGGAGGCGGGCATCTGGTCCGGTACGCGCGGAGCGTCGCGCTTCCGCTCGTCCGCCCTAGCCCCGCGGGTGCTGCGCGTCCTCGCGGAGGTCACGGACACGGACGCGTCGACGGCGTCCGCGACGGCCGGCGCCCTCCTGGACGAACTGGACGGCGCCCATGGCCTGCCGGTGCTGCTGCACGGCGAGGACGGCGGCGCCTGGCCGGTGCTGCGGCTGGCCGGCCGGCTTGGCCTGGACACCCGTGTGGGCCTGGAGGACGTCCTGGTGCTCCCCGACGGTGGCGCGGCCGCGTCCAATGCCCAACTGGTGGCCCGCGCCCGGGCCTTCGGCCCGGATGCTGCCCGCAGCCCTGGGTGA